The following coding sequences lie in one Allorhizobium pseudoryzae genomic window:
- a CDS encoding GNAT family N-acetyltransferase → MQNQIDLVAFGPEHLDDAVVLSRAESWPHRREDWAMVQQLSAGIVAIDGTGRVMGTTFMTPLGDAYATINMVMVDKSMRGLGLGRKLMERAFELAGARPLRLIATKEGLPLYEKLGFVATGTIRQHQGEVHAVQRPGGVEDMQNNDVETVRALDRNAYSTDRSALVDVLLERGQIAVVRKGDAVVAWAAIRPFGRGEVIGPVIAPDSKTACALIAYFASSREGAFLRVDTDSETGLASWLSELGLAHVGGGVTMRRPLIEDAGEPETKVFALVSQAFG, encoded by the coding sequence ATGCAGAACCAGATCGACCTCGTCGCCTTCGGGCCTGAGCATCTTGACGACGCCGTTGTGTTGTCGCGCGCCGAAAGCTGGCCCCATCGCCGTGAAGACTGGGCGATGGTCCAGCAATTGAGCGCTGGCATTGTCGCGATCGACGGAACCGGTCGCGTTATGGGCACGACCTTTATGACCCCGCTCGGCGACGCCTATGCAACGATTAACATGGTGATGGTGGACAAATCCATGCGCGGCCTCGGTCTCGGCCGCAAGTTGATGGAACGCGCCTTCGAACTCGCGGGCGCTCGACCACTGCGCCTGATCGCCACGAAGGAAGGCCTGCCACTTTATGAAAAGCTGGGCTTCGTTGCCACGGGCACGATCCGTCAGCATCAGGGCGAGGTTCACGCAGTCCAACGTCCCGGAGGGGTCGAGGACATGCAGAATAACGATGTGGAGACCGTCAGGGCACTCGACCGCAATGCATATAGTACCGACCGCTCGGCGCTTGTCGATGTACTGCTGGAGCGCGGACAGATCGCTGTCGTGCGCAAGGGCGACGCCGTGGTGGCCTGGGCAGCGATCCGCCCGTTCGGGCGCGGCGAGGTCATCGGCCCTGTCATTGCACCGGATTCGAAGACCGCTTGCGCGCTGATCGCCTATTTCGCCTCATCGCGTGAGGGCGCCTTCCTGCGCGTCGATACGGACAGCGAAACCGGTCTTGCGTCCTGGCTTTCCGAACTGGGCCTGGCGCATGTCGGCGGCGGTGTGACAATGCGACGTCCGCTGATCGAGGACGCCGGTGAGCCCGAAACCAAAGTCTTTGCCCTTGTCAGCCAGGCTTTCGGCTGA
- a CDS encoding aspartate aminotransferase family protein, with translation MLANSLIELDRAHLIHPVSSYRGHERQGVRVLKSASGATVTEANGHQLVDGFAGLWCVNAGYGHESIIEAATKQLRELPYATGYFDLGSEPAIRLAAELAERAPGDLNRVYFTLGGSDAVDSTIRFVRYYWTAKGEPQRDQFISIQQGYHGSTSVGAGLTALPAFHAGFGLPFDWQHKIPSPYPYRNPVGSDDAAIITSSLAALKAKIEEIGADRVAAFYAEPIQGSGGVIVPPRGWIKAMRDLCKSYGILFIADEVITGFGRTGPLFASTDEGIVPDMMTVAKGLTSGYVPMGAVFMADHVYDTIADGAGEAAVGHGFTYSAHPVSAAVALEVLKLYEGGLLENGVTAGQRLLDGLNSLQDHPLVGDIRGRGMLYGVELVTDKAKKKPLPAASQPARRIFDRAWDNGLVIRAFPQGVLGYAPPLCCTDADIDAIIERTRQTLNQTLEDPDIRSALA, from the coding sequence ATGCTCGCCAATTCCCTGATCGAACTCGATCGCGCCCACCTCATCCACCCTGTCTCCTCCTACCGCGGCCATGAACGGCAGGGCGTGCGCGTGCTGAAATCTGCCTCCGGTGCGACTGTCACCGAGGCCAACGGCCACCAGCTCGTCGATGGTTTTGCAGGTCTGTGGTGCGTCAACGCCGGCTATGGCCACGAGAGCATCATCGAAGCCGCGACGAAGCAGCTGCGCGAACTTCCCTATGCGACCGGCTATTTCGATCTCGGCTCCGAACCGGCGATCCGGCTTGCCGCAGAGCTTGCCGAACGCGCGCCGGGCGATCTCAACCGCGTCTATTTCACGCTGGGCGGTTCGGATGCGGTGGACTCCACCATCCGCTTCGTACGCTATTACTGGACTGCGAAAGGCGAACCGCAGCGCGATCAATTCATTTCGATCCAGCAGGGCTATCATGGCTCGACCTCGGTCGGTGCGGGGCTCACCGCCCTTCCCGCCTTCCATGCCGGTTTCGGCCTGCCCTTCGACTGGCAGCACAAGATCCCCTCGCCCTACCCCTACCGCAACCCGGTCGGCTCCGACGATGCGGCGATCATCACGTCCTCGCTCGCAGCGTTGAAGGCCAAGATCGAGGAGATCGGCGCAGACCGCGTGGCAGCATTTTATGCCGAACCGATTCAAGGCTCGGGCGGCGTTATCGTGCCGCCCAGAGGCTGGATCAAGGCGATGCGCGATCTCTGTAAGAGCTACGGCATCCTTTTCATTGCCGACGAAGTCATCACCGGCTTCGGCCGCACCGGGCCTCTGTTCGCCTCGACCGACGAAGGCATCGTTCCGGACATGATGACGGTCGCCAAGGGCCTGACCTCCGGCTACGTGCCGATGGGGGCAGTCTTCATGGCCGATCATGTATATGACACGATTGCCGATGGCGCGGGCGAAGCGGCGGTTGGCCACGGCTTTACCTATTCCGCACACCCGGTGAGTGCTGCCGTCGCGCTGGAAGTCCTGAAGCTCTACGAAGGCGGGCTGCTCGAAAACGGCGTCACGGCCGGTCAGCGTCTGCTGGACGGGTTGAACAGCCTTCAAGATCATCCGCTCGTCGGCGATATTCGCGGTCGCGGAATGCTCTATGGCGTCGAATTGGTGACTGACAAGGCGAAGAAGAAGCCTCTTCCGGCAGCCAGCCAGCCAGCGCGCCGCATTTTCGACCGCGCCTGGGACAACGGTCTCGTCATCCGCGCCTTCCCGCAAGGCGTGCTGGGCTATGCCCCGCCGCTCTGCTGCACGGACGCCGACATCGACGCCATTATCGAGCGCACCCGCCAGACGCTGAACCAGACTCTGGAAGATCCGGATATTCGCAGCGCACTGGCCTGA
- a CDS encoding ABC transporter substrate-binding protein gives MTDKITNWTKSDDARVEDAIRRGATRRDLLMMMLASGVAVSAGGAVFSRAEQAIAATPVSGGHIKAAGISSSNADTLDPAKASLGTDYARCCMVYNRLTFIDVTGIPQMELAEKLETKDAKTWTVTLRKGVTYHNGKTLTSADVVFALKRHLDPAVGSKVAKIAAQMTEIKAIDPLTVEIVLKAPNADLPYILALHHFMIVQDGTTDFSRGIGTGAFVLETFEPGVRSIVKKNTNYWKPNLPHLDSFEYFAISDASARVNALLAGDVQFCSAVDPRSAKLLEGQSGFALSRTNTGTYTNLNIRLDLNKPDFVTGMKYLVDREQIVSTALRGFGEVGNDQPISKANAFHNPNLKPKAFDPDKAKHYFQKAGVLGQSIPVVASQAADSSVDMAMIIQAAGADIGLKLDIQRVPSDGYWDKYWLKAPIHFGNINPRPTPDIYFSLLYSSDAPWNESQYKSPKFDSMMLEARGLLDEAKRHEIYNEMQTMISEEAGTIIPASTTNADGISSKVKGLLPNPLGGMMGYAMAEYVWLEA, from the coding sequence ATGACCGATAAGATTACCAATTGGACGAAATCGGACGACGCCCGCGTCGAAGACGCCATCCGTCGCGGTGCGACCCGCCGCGATCTGCTGATGATGATGCTGGCAAGCGGCGTTGCCGTCTCCGCAGGCGGAGCCGTCTTCAGCCGCGCAGAGCAGGCTATTGCCGCGACTCCGGTCTCCGGCGGCCACATCAAGGCAGCCGGCATTTCCTCCTCCAATGCCGACACGCTTGACCCGGCCAAAGCCTCGCTCGGCACCGACTACGCGCGGTGCTGCATGGTCTACAATCGCCTGACCTTCATTGACGTCACCGGCATCCCGCAAATGGAGCTTGCAGAGAAGCTCGAGACCAAGGACGCCAAGACCTGGACTGTCACGCTTCGCAAGGGCGTCACGTACCACAATGGCAAGACCCTCACCTCCGCCGACGTCGTGTTCGCGCTGAAGCGTCACCTCGATCCGGCCGTCGGCTCGAAGGTTGCCAAGATTGCCGCCCAGATGACCGAGATCAAGGCGATCGACCCGTTGACCGTCGAAATCGTGCTGAAGGCGCCCAATGCCGACCTTCCGTACATTCTGGCGCTGCATCACTTCATGATCGTGCAGGACGGAACGACCGATTTTTCGAGGGGCATCGGCACCGGCGCCTTCGTCCTGGAGACGTTTGAGCCGGGCGTCCGCTCGATCGTCAAGAAGAACACGAATTACTGGAAGCCGAACCTGCCGCATCTCGACTCCTTCGAGTACTTCGCCATCAGCGATGCCAGCGCCCGCGTTAATGCGCTGCTGGCGGGCGATGTGCAGTTCTGCTCGGCTGTCGATCCGCGTTCCGCCAAGCTGCTGGAAGGGCAAAGCGGCTTTGCACTTTCCAGGACGAACACCGGAACCTATACGAACCTGAACATCCGCCTCGACTTGAACAAGCCCGACTTCGTGACGGGTATGAAGTATCTGGTCGATCGCGAGCAGATCGTGAGCACGGCGCTTCGCGGCTTCGGTGAAGTCGGTAACGACCAGCCGATCTCAAAGGCGAATGCCTTCCACAATCCGAACCTGAAACCAAAGGCATTCGATCCGGACAAAGCCAAGCACTATTTCCAGAAGGCCGGCGTTCTCGGCCAATCGATCCCGGTCGTGGCTTCCCAGGCAGCGGACTCCTCGGTCGACATGGCGATGATCATCCAGGCTGCGGGCGCCGATATCGGCCTGAAGCTCGATATCCAGCGTGTGCCCTCGGATGGCTATTGGGACAAATACTGGCTCAAGGCACCAATCCACTTCGGCAACATCAACCCGCGACCGACTCCGGACATCTATTTCTCGCTGCTTTACTCATCCGATGCGCCGTGGAACGAGAGCCAGTACAAGTCGCCGAAGTTCGACTCGATGATGCTGGAAGCCCGGGGCTTGCTCGACGAGGCCAAGCGCCACGAGATCTACAACGAGATGCAAACCATGATCTCGGAAGAAGCGGGCACTATCATCCCGGCCTCCACCACCAATGCCGACGGCATTTCCAGTAAGGTCAAGGGTCTTCTGCCCAACCCGCTCGGCGGCATGATGGGCTATGCCATGGCCGAATATGTCTGGCTCGAGGCCTGA
- a CDS encoding ABC transporter permease has protein sequence MNAEIPTMIGRRLILSLITLLIVSFAVFFATNMLPGDTAAILLGQAATPEAVAGLRHAMHLDEPAVLRFLRWLGGVFTGDLGTSYANNMPIAALISGRFVNTMELAGITALVAVPLALTLGITAAVMRGSIYDRIVTVLTIGIISVPEFVVASTAVLIFAVYLKWLPAISFVNEVHSLSDMLRMYAMPVVTLTFVVSAQIIRMTRAAVIETLSTPYVEMALLKGASRSRMVLRHALPNSLGPIVNALALSLSYLIGGVIIIETIFNYPGIAKLMVDAVATRDLPLIQTCALIFCLGYLILITIADIIAILSNPRLR, from the coding sequence ATGAACGCTGAAATCCCAACCATGATCGGAAGACGGCTGATCCTCAGCTTGATTACGCTGCTCATCGTTTCCTTTGCGGTTTTCTTCGCCACCAACATGCTGCCGGGGGATACTGCCGCCATTCTGCTCGGTCAGGCCGCGACACCGGAAGCGGTCGCGGGGCTTCGCCATGCCATGCATCTCGACGAGCCGGCCGTACTGCGCTTCCTGCGCTGGCTTGGCGGCGTTTTCACTGGCGATCTCGGCACGTCCTATGCCAACAATATGCCCATCGCGGCGCTGATCAGCGGCCGTTTCGTCAATACGATGGAACTTGCAGGCATCACCGCCCTCGTTGCCGTGCCGCTCGCCCTGACGCTCGGCATCACGGCCGCCGTGATGCGCGGTTCGATCTATGACCGCATCGTGACGGTGTTGACGATCGGCATCATATCGGTTCCCGAATTTGTAGTCGCCTCGACTGCGGTGCTGATCTTCGCTGTTTACCTCAAATGGCTGCCGGCGATTTCCTTTGTCAACGAGGTGCATTCGCTTTCGGACATGTTGCGCATGTATGCGATGCCCGTCGTAACACTGACCTTCGTCGTCTCCGCCCAGATCATCCGCATGACGCGTGCCGCCGTCATCGAAACACTATCGACGCCCTATGTGGAAATGGCGCTGCTGAAGGGCGCATCGCGCAGCCGCATGGTGCTGAGACACGCGCTGCCCAATTCGCTCGGCCCCATCGTCAACGCCCTGGCGCTGTCGCTTTCCTACCTGATCGGAGGCGTGATCATCATCGAGACGATCTTCAACTATCCAGGCATCGCCAAGCTTATGGTCGATGCGGTGGCCACCCGCGACCTGCCGCTGATCCAGACCTGTGCGCTGATCTTCTGTCTTGGCTACCTGATCCTCATCACAATTGCCGACATCATTGCCATCCTGTCCAATCCGAGGCTCCGCTGA
- a CDS encoding ABC transporter permease, with protein sequence MTQSAPSTSNSGIFGYSFSPVGMVALLVILFWATVAILGPNMAPYPIGKIVDMDYFGPMSSKFWLGTDYLGRDMLSRIILGARYTLGIALAGVLIASSSGVILGMTAAVIGGWFDTLLSRFMDAMISIPSKLFGLVVVAAVGSSLPALIVTLAVIYIPGSYRFARALAVNVNTMDFITVARTRGENTFYLAVSEILPNIVRPVLADFGLRFVFIVLLLSGLSFLGLGVQPPLADWGALVHENIQGLSFGSAAVIAPSIAIASLTISVNLLIDNLPRKIRDRSV encoded by the coding sequence ATGACGCAAAGCGCCCCATCGACCTCAAACTCCGGCATTTTCGGATACTCGTTCAGCCCCGTCGGTATGGTCGCCCTCCTGGTGATCCTCTTCTGGGCGACCGTGGCTATCCTCGGACCGAACATGGCACCCTATCCGATCGGCAAAATCGTCGACATGGACTATTTCGGTCCGATGAGCTCCAAGTTCTGGCTCGGTACGGACTATCTCGGTCGCGACATGCTCTCGCGCATCATTCTCGGGGCGCGCTACACGCTGGGCATCGCGCTGGCCGGTGTGCTCATCGCCTCGAGCAGCGGCGTCATCCTCGGCATGACGGCGGCGGTGATCGGCGGCTGGTTCGACACCCTGCTCAGCCGCTTCATGGATGCGATGATCTCCATCCCCAGCAAGCTTTTCGGCCTGGTGGTCGTGGCCGCAGTCGGCTCGTCGCTGCCGGCTCTCATCGTCACGCTCGCGGTCATCTACATTCCCGGGTCCTATCGCTTTGCGCGTGCGCTGGCGGTGAATGTTAACACGATGGATTTCATCACGGTTGCCCGCACGCGCGGTGAAAACACGTTCTATCTCGCGGTCTCTGAAATCCTGCCGAACATCGTCCGGCCCGTGCTGGCCGATTTCGGGCTGCGTTTCGTCTTCATCGTGCTCTTGCTGTCAGGGCTTTCCTTCCTCGGTCTTGGCGTACAGCCGCCGCTGGCCGACTGGGGCGCGCTGGTGCATGAGAATATCCAAGGGCTCTCCTTCGGTTCGGCCGCCGTCATCGCACCCTCGATTGCCATTGCGAGCCTCACGATCAGCGTCAACCTGCTGATCGACAACCTTCCCCGCAAGATCCGCGACCGGAGCGTTTGA